In Rhodococcus sp. OK302, one genomic interval encodes:
- the qcrA gene encoding cytochrome bc1 complex Rieske iron-sulfur subunit, translated as MSDAGQQGGDTPKKYTDEELDAMSRDELVTLGTNLDGVDIAFRRNRWSVEGTKAEKRAERNVAFWFGLAGVSAIAFIGIYLFWPWQYAGAGDADYGKYSLYTPLIGLTMGLAILGVGIGAVQFTKKFIPEEVSIQDRHDGGSSEVDRRTLVAQLGESLESSTIPRRKAIKRSLMFGGGALGVMMIMPLGGLIKNPWAKGDDSPLWVSGWTPNYKGETIYLRRDTGRPEDIVLVRPEDLDAGSMETVFPFRESDRGDDHALLAALRGIRNAVMLIRLRTEDAQRVTKRKGQESFNYGDYFAYSKICTHLGCPTSLYEQQSNRILCPCHQSQFDALQYGKPIFGPAARALPQLPITVNEEGFLVADGDFIEALGPAFWERRP; from the coding sequence ATGAGCGACGCTGGCCAGCAGGGCGGCGATACGCCAAAGAAGTACACGGATGAGGAGCTCGACGCGATGTCTCGCGACGAGTTGGTCACCCTGGGTACCAATCTCGATGGCGTAGACATCGCCTTCCGCCGTAACCGTTGGTCGGTCGAAGGCACCAAGGCTGAGAAGCGCGCCGAGCGGAACGTTGCGTTCTGGTTCGGCCTCGCCGGTGTTTCGGCTATCGCTTTCATCGGAATTTACCTGTTCTGGCCCTGGCAGTACGCCGGTGCCGGTGACGCGGACTACGGCAAGTACAGCCTGTACACCCCGTTGATCGGCCTCACCATGGGTCTCGCGATCCTCGGTGTCGGTATCGGCGCGGTGCAGTTCACCAAGAAGTTCATCCCCGAAGAGGTGTCCATTCAGGACCGCCACGACGGTGGATCCTCCGAGGTCGATCGCCGTACTCTTGTCGCTCAGCTCGGCGAGTCCTTGGAATCGTCGACCATTCCCCGTCGCAAGGCCATCAAGCGCAGCTTGATGTTCGGTGGCGGTGCGCTCGGCGTCATGATGATCATGCCTCTCGGTGGACTCATCAAGAACCCGTGGGCCAAGGGCGACGACTCGCCGTTGTGGGTGTCCGGATGGACCCCCAACTACAAGGGCGAGACCATCTACCTCCGTCGTGACACCGGTCGCCCCGAGGACATCGTTCTCGTGCGTCCGGAAGATCTCGACGCCGGATCCATGGAAACGGTCTTCCCGTTCCGTGAATCCGATCGTGGTGACGACCATGCGCTGCTCGCAGCACTGCGCGGCATCCGCAACGCGGTCATGCTGATCCGCCTGCGCACGGAAGACGCCCAGCGTGTCACCAAGCGCAAGGGTCAGGAGAGCTTCAACTACGGCGATTACTTCGCGTACTCGAAGATCTGCACCCACCTGGGTTGCCCCACCTCGCTCTACGAACAGCAGAGCAACCGTATTCTGTGCCCCTGCCACCAGTCGCAGTTCGATGCACTGCAGTACGGCAAGCCGATCTTCGGTCCCGCTGCTCGCGCACTTCCGCAGTTGCCTATTACAGTGAACGAAGAGGGCTTCCTGGTCGCCGATGGTGACTTCATCGAAGCACTCGGCCCGGCATTTTGGGAGCGTCGACCGTGA
- the qcrB gene encoding cytochrome b, which yields MTTTTTKPSKIAAAAAGQAEAVDSRYHLAAGMRRQINKVFPTHWSFMLGEIALYSFVILLISGVFLTLFFDPSMAHVVYQGAYQPLRGVTMSRAYETTLNISFEVRGGLFVRQIHHWAALMFAASIVVHLARIFFTGAFRRPREANWVIGCLLLVLAMFEGFFGYTIPDDLLSGTGLRAAFGGITMSIPVVGTWMHWMIFDGDFPGDLIIPRLYVAHVLLFPGIILALIAGHLALVWYQKHTQFPGPGRTEENVVGVRILPVFAMKGGAFFAITFGILALLGGLFQINPVWNIGPYNPSQVSAGSQPDIYMMWTDGLARLWPAWEIYLFDRYTIPAVFAVALIMGLVFGLLFAYPWIEKRLTGDDAHHNILQRPRDVPVRTAIGAMAITFYVVLTVSCINDIIAYHLHISLNAMTWMGRIGMVILPPIAYFVTYRFCIGLQRSDRAVLEHGIETGIIKRMPNGQYIEIHQPLGPVDDHGHPIPLEYQGAAVPKKMNKLGLAGKPGSGSLTKADPVEESQALEAADHAAEHEQLQILLDYQNRTHGKTDGSSGELH from the coding sequence GTGACCACAACCACCACAAAACCATCCAAGATTGCGGCAGCCGCAGCTGGTCAAGCAGAGGCAGTGGATTCCCGCTACCACCTTGCAGCAGGCATGCGCCGGCAGATCAACAAGGTCTTCCCGACGCACTGGTCCTTCATGCTCGGCGAGATCGCGCTCTACAGCTTCGTGATCCTGCTGATCTCCGGCGTGTTCCTGACGCTGTTCTTCGATCCGTCGATGGCACACGTCGTTTACCAGGGTGCATACCAGCCGCTTCGCGGTGTGACCATGTCACGCGCTTACGAGACCACCCTGAACATCTCGTTCGAGGTTCGCGGCGGTCTCTTCGTTCGCCAGATTCACCACTGGGCAGCATTGATGTTCGCTGCCTCGATCGTCGTGCACCTCGCTCGCATCTTCTTCACCGGCGCATTCCGTCGTCCGCGTGAAGCGAACTGGGTCATCGGCTGCTTGCTGCTCGTCCTGGCGATGTTCGAAGGCTTCTTCGGCTACACCATCCCCGATGACCTTCTTTCCGGTACCGGCCTCCGCGCCGCGTTCGGTGGCATCACGATGAGTATTCCGGTCGTGGGTACCTGGATGCACTGGATGATCTTCGACGGCGATTTCCCCGGCGATCTCATCATCCCGCGCCTTTACGTTGCACACGTGCTGCTGTTCCCGGGCATCATCTTGGCTTTGATCGCCGGCCACCTCGCGTTGGTCTGGTACCAGAAGCACACGCAGTTCCCCGGCCCCGGACGCACGGAAGAGAACGTCGTCGGCGTTCGCATTCTCCCGGTCTTCGCAATGAAGGGTGGCGCGTTCTTCGCCATCACCTTCGGTATTCTCGCGCTGCTGGGTGGTCTGTTCCAGATCAACCCGGTGTGGAATATCGGCCCGTACAACCCATCTCAGGTCTCGGCTGGTTCCCAGCCCGATATCTACATGATGTGGACGGACGGCCTTGCTCGACTGTGGCCTGCGTGGGAGATCTACCTGTTCGACCGCTACACGATCCCCGCAGTGTTTGCCGTTGCCCTCATCATGGGTCTCGTCTTCGGTCTGCTGTTCGCGTACCCGTGGATCGAAAAGCGCCTTACCGGCGACGATGCGCACCACAACATCCTGCAACGTCCCCGCGACGTACCGGTGCGTACCGCTATCGGCGCAATGGCAATCACGTTCTACGTTGTCCTGACGGTGTCCTGCATCAACGACATCATCGCGTACCACCTGCATATCTCGTTGAACGCAATGACGTGGATGGGCCGTATCGGCATGGTCATCCTTCCGCCCATCGCATACTTCGTGACGTACCGGTTCTGCATCGGCCTGCAGCGCAGTGACCGTGCAGTCCTCGAGCACGGCATCGAGACCGGCATCATCAAGCGGATGCCGAACGGCCAGTACATCGAAATCCACCAGCCGCTCGGACCCGTCGACGATCACGGACACCCGATCCCCCTCGAGTACCAGGGTGCAGCTGTTCCGAAGAAGATGAACAAGCTCGGCCTGGCCGGCAAGCCCGGCTCCGGTAGCTTGACCAAGGCTGACCCGGTGGAAGAGAGCCAAGCTCTCGAAGCCGCGGACCATGCGGCCGAGCACGAGCAGCTTCAGATTCTGCTCGACTACCAGAACCGCACGCACGGCAAGACAGACGGTTCCAGTGGAGAACTCCACTAG
- a CDS encoding antibiotic biosynthesis monooxygenase family protein: MILEHALLQVDPKLSAEFEAAFDTAKGIIAAVPGFIRLRLSHCLESPEQYLLLVEWESLEAHTEGFRQSEGYERWRELLHRFYSPFPTVEHYATVFEV; this comes from the coding sequence ATGATCCTTGAACACGCACTCTTGCAGGTTGATCCGAAACTTTCTGCGGAGTTCGAGGCAGCCTTCGACACGGCCAAGGGAATCATTGCGGCGGTACCAGGATTCATTCGACTGCGTCTCTCTCATTGCCTGGAATCGCCGGAGCAGTACCTGTTGCTCGTGGAGTGGGAGAGCCTCGAGGCGCACACAGAGGGCTTCAGGCAGTCCGAGGGCTACGAACGTTGGCGAGAGCTCCTCCACAGGTTCTACAGCCCATTCCCGACCGTAGAGCACTATGCGACGGTGTTCGAGGTCTGA
- a CDS encoding cytochrome c oxidase subunit 4, with the protein MKIEAKLFEILTVFFILVAIIYGVFTALSRTGIEWAGLTAIVLSAGLTLIVGTYFRFVARRLDTRPEDYDDAEISDGSGELGFFSPGSFWPILLAAAAAIAAVSLAFFQPWMIAVGVICIIAACAGLVFEYHVGPEKH; encoded by the coding sequence ATGAAGATCGAAGCCAAGCTCTTCGAGATCCTGACGGTTTTCTTCATTCTCGTCGCGATCATCTATGGAGTGTTCACCGCGCTCTCTCGTACAGGAATCGAATGGGCCGGACTCACGGCCATCGTCCTGTCCGCAGGACTGACACTCATCGTGGGAACCTATTTCCGCTTTGTCGCTCGTCGACTGGACACGCGTCCGGAAGACTATGACGACGCTGAAATCTCGGATGGTTCGGGAGAGCTGGGCTTCTTCAGCCCCGGTAGCTTCTGGCCTATCCTGTTGGCTGCTGCTGCCGCCATCGCAGCCGTCTCGCTGGCGTTCTTCCAGCCTTGGATGATCGCGGTCGGAGTCATCTGCATCATCGCAGCGTGTGCAGGCCTCGTGTTCGAGTACCACGTTGGACCAGAAAAGCACTAG
- the ctaC gene encoding aa3-type cytochrome oxidase subunit II produces the protein MNVAQGRILRRAGLAVTLGIAALLLSGCSIDNEVLRFGWPSGITPEAKSMRELWTWSVVAALVMGVLVWGLVFWAVIFHRKKKDSPEFPRQTAYNVPLELGYTAVPFVIIAVLFYFTVIVQNKVLERTENPDVVVDVTAFQWNWKFGYRSIELGDGTAKYNGIDAEAEEASKAEGSTVNAHGEEVPGPIHGNSVQDLSYLHYDKIETVGSSSEIPILVLPTGKRIQFELASSDVIHAFWVPEFLFKRDVMPNPKQNHSDNIFQISEIEKEGAFVGRCAEMCGTFHAMMNFEVRAVSPADFAKYIELRKGDAEGKGGLSTAEALSAIGQSPVATSTTPFNTDREYRQATVATAGN, from the coding sequence GTGAACGTGGCGCAAGGTCGGATCCTTCGGCGAGCGGGGCTGGCAGTAACTTTGGGCATTGCTGCCTTGCTGCTGTCGGGTTGCTCCATCGACAATGAAGTGCTCCGTTTCGGGTGGCCCTCGGGCATTACTCCTGAGGCGAAGAGCATGCGAGAGCTGTGGACGTGGTCGGTAGTAGCCGCCCTCGTCATGGGTGTTCTGGTGTGGGGATTGGTCTTCTGGGCCGTCATCTTCCACCGCAAGAAGAAGGACTCGCCTGAGTTCCCGCGTCAGACGGCATACAACGTGCCCCTCGAACTCGGTTACACGGCAGTTCCCTTCGTGATCATCGCGGTTCTCTTCTACTTCACCGTCATCGTCCAGAACAAGGTTCTGGAGAGGACGGAAAACCCTGACGTCGTCGTCGACGTCACGGCATTCCAGTGGAACTGGAAGTTCGGCTACCGCTCAATCGAGCTGGGCGACGGAACTGCCAAGTACAACGGCATCGATGCCGAGGCCGAGGAAGCATCCAAGGCTGAGGGCTCGACCGTGAACGCTCACGGCGAAGAGGTTCCCGGACCCATCCATGGCAACAGCGTGCAGGATCTGAGTTACCTGCACTACGACAAGATCGAGACCGTCGGATCCAGTTCCGAAATTCCGATCCTGGTTCTGCCGACCGGCAAGCGCATTCAGTTCGAACTTGCATCCTCCGACGTGATTCACGCGTTCTGGGTTCCCGAGTTCCTGTTCAAGCGTGACGTTATGCCGAACCCGAAGCAGAACCACTCCGACAACATCTTCCAGATCAGTGAGATCGAGAAGGAAGGCGCATTTGTCGGGCGTTGTGCCGAAATGTGTGGCACCTTCCACGCAATGATGAACTTCGAGGTCCGTGCGGTTTCGCCGGCAGACTTCGCGAAGTACATCGAACTGCGCAAGGGCGACGCTGAGGGTAAGGGCGGTCTGAGCACCGCTGAGGCATTGTCGGCAATCGGTCAGTCGCCGGTGGCAACGTCGACCACGCCGTTCAACACCGACCGCGAGTACCGTCAGGCAACCGTCGCTACTGCAGGCAACTGA
- the asnB gene encoding asparagine synthase (glutamine-hydrolyzing) has product MCGLLGLLTSGGTSDDAVAQVDQAMHCLRHRGPDEHGTWHDDHLVFGFNRLSIIDIEHSHQPLRWGPPENPERYALTFNGEIYNYLEIRAELAKEHDAKFFTEGDSESIVAAFHYWGEAAVQRLRGMFAFAIWDTETRELFIARDQFGIKPLFIATGPGGTAFGSEKKSLLELTDLIGIGTELDPRAIEHYTVLQYVPEPETLHKEIRRLESGCFARVRPGEKPQITRYFTPKFPAKPFAPGTEKARYKEIADALEDSVAKHMRADVTVGSFLSGGIDSTAIAALAIRHNPNLITFTTGFERDGYSEVDVAAESAEAIGARHVVKVVSPAEFAAAIPEIVWYLDDPVADPALIPLWFIAKEARKHVKVVLSGEGADELFGGYTIYREPLSLKPFEYLPQGLRRAAGKLSERIPDGTRGKSLLNRGSLTLEERYYGNARSFNDAQLRAVLRDFRPEWTHQDVTAPIYAQSRDWDPVARMQHLDLFTWLRGDILVKADKMTMANSLELRVPFLDSEVFDVASRVPLDQKITKDTTKYALRQALEGIVPHHVLHRAKLGFPVPLRHWLRGTELFDWAHLQIEESGTDHIFDKAAVAKMLNDHRAGVSDHSRRLWTVLTFMVWHGIFVEKRIVPQIQEPVYPVNI; this is encoded by the coding sequence GTGTGTGGACTGCTCGGGCTACTGACATCTGGCGGAACCAGCGACGACGCCGTCGCTCAGGTCGACCAGGCGATGCACTGCCTGCGTCACCGTGGACCCGACGAACATGGGACATGGCATGACGACCACCTCGTCTTCGGTTTCAATCGCCTGTCGATCATCGACATCGAACACTCGCATCAGCCGTTGCGGTGGGGGCCGCCGGAAAATCCTGAGCGCTATGCGCTGACGTTCAACGGCGAGATCTACAACTACCTGGAGATCCGGGCCGAGCTCGCCAAGGAACACGACGCCAAGTTCTTCACCGAGGGCGACTCCGAGTCCATCGTCGCGGCGTTCCACTATTGGGGCGAGGCCGCAGTCCAACGACTGCGCGGCATGTTCGCATTCGCTATCTGGGACACCGAGACGCGTGAGCTGTTCATCGCTCGAGATCAGTTCGGCATCAAGCCGTTGTTCATCGCGACCGGACCCGGCGGCACTGCTTTCGGCAGCGAGAAGAAGAGCCTCCTCGAGCTGACGGACTTGATCGGAATCGGCACGGAATTGGATCCGCGTGCGATCGAGCACTACACGGTCCTGCAGTACGTTCCGGAACCGGAGACGCTCCACAAGGAGATCCGCCGTCTCGAATCCGGCTGTTTCGCGCGGGTCCGTCCCGGCGAGAAGCCACAGATCACGCGGTACTTCACACCCAAGTTTCCGGCTAAGCCGTTCGCTCCGGGGACGGAGAAGGCGCGGTACAAGGAAATTGCCGACGCCCTCGAAGACTCCGTCGCAAAGCACATGCGCGCCGACGTCACCGTCGGATCATTCCTCTCCGGCGGTATCGACTCCACGGCTATCGCCGCGCTGGCAATCCGCCACAATCCGAACCTGATCACCTTCACGACGGGTTTCGAGCGTGACGGCTACTCCGAGGTCGACGTCGCAGCCGAGTCGGCCGAGGCCATCGGCGCCCGGCATGTGGTCAAGGTGGTCTCCCCCGCCGAGTTTGCCGCCGCCATCCCCGAAATCGTCTGGTACCTCGACGATCCGGTCGCGGATCCGGCCTTGATCCCGCTGTGGTTCATCGCGAAGGAAGCCCGCAAGCACGTCAAGGTCGTGTTGTCCGGCGAAGGCGCGGACGAACTGTTCGGCGGCTACACGATCTATCGTGAACCGTTGTCCCTCAAGCCTTTCGAGTACCTTCCGCAGGGACTACGTCGAGCGGCCGGAAAGCTCTCCGAGCGCATCCCCGACGGCACTCGCGGCAAGAGCCTGCTCAACCGCGGATCATTGACGCTGGAAGAGCGGTACTACGGCAACGCCCGTAGCTTCAACGACGCTCAACTCCGGGCCGTTTTGCGTGACTTCCGCCCCGAGTGGACACACCAGGACGTGACAGCGCCGATCTACGCTCAGTCTCGCGATTGGGATCCGGTGGCGCGTATGCAGCACCTGGACCTGTTCACGTGGCTGCGCGGCGACATCCTCGTCAAGGCCGACAAGATGACCATGGCAAACTCTCTCGAGTTGCGTGTCCCGTTCCTCGATTCCGAGGTCTTCGACGTCGCGTCGCGGGTACCGCTGGATCAGAAGATCACCAAGGACACCACGAAGTACGCGCTACGTCAGGCGCTCGAAGGCATTGTCCCGCATCATGTTCTGCATCGAGCCAAGCTCGGATTCCCGGTTCCGCTTCGCCACTGGTTGCGCGGAACGGAACTCTTCGACTGGGCGCACCTGCAGATCGAAGAATCGGGCACCGACCACATCTTCGACAAGGCCGCGGTCGCAAAGATGCTCAATGACCACCGCGCCGGCGTCTCCGATCACAGTCGCCGGTTGTGGACTGTGCTGACCTTCATGGTCTGGCACGGAATCTTCGTGGAGAAGCGCATCGTTCCGCAGATCCAGGAACCGGTGTATCCGGTCAATATCTAA
- a CDS encoding carbohydrate kinase family protein, whose product MTIAVTGSIATDHLMRFPGRFADQLLADQLANISLSFLVDDLVIRRGGVGGNIAYAMGVLGGSPLLVGAVGADFAEYRTWLEDNGVDCSAVLISDKAHTARFVCTTDEDMAQIASFYPGAMSEARDIELAAVAKAAGSVELVLIGANDPEAMVRHTDECRELGIPFAADPSQQLARLSGEEAKALIHGAKYLFTNEYEWGLLQQKTGLSEKEIRAQVGIRVTTLGAKGVEIVDAEGNRVHVDVVPENGKVDPTGVGDAFRAGFLLAHRAGLSLERSAQLGSFVAVLVIETVGTQEWTFNRDEALKRLTEAYGSTAADEIAKILP is encoded by the coding sequence GTGACTATTGCGGTAACCGGTTCCATCGCCACCGACCATCTGATGCGTTTCCCCGGGCGCTTCGCCGATCAGCTCCTCGCCGATCAGCTCGCGAACATCTCGCTCAGCTTCCTGGTCGACGACCTCGTGATCCGTCGCGGTGGCGTCGGCGGAAACATCGCTTACGCAATGGGCGTCCTCGGAGGATCCCCGCTGCTCGTCGGTGCAGTGGGAGCGGACTTCGCGGAATACCGCACGTGGCTCGAGGACAACGGCGTCGACTGCAGTGCAGTCCTGATTTCCGACAAGGCCCACACTGCTCGATTTGTCTGCACGACCGACGAGGACATGGCGCAGATCGCGTCGTTCTACCCCGGGGCGATGAGCGAAGCGCGTGACATCGAACTTGCCGCGGTGGCGAAGGCAGCCGGCTCGGTCGAATTGGTTCTGATCGGTGCCAACGACCCCGAAGCCATGGTCCGTCACACCGACGAGTGCCGCGAACTCGGTATTCCGTTTGCGGCTGATCCGTCGCAGCAGCTCGCACGCTTGTCCGGTGAAGAAGCCAAGGCGCTCATTCACGGTGCCAAGTACCTGTTCACGAACGAGTACGAGTGGGGCCTGCTCCAGCAGAAGACTGGCCTGAGTGAGAAAGAGATCCGCGCGCAGGTCGGAATCCGCGTTACCACTCTCGGCGCCAAGGGCGTCGAAATCGTTGACGCCGAAGGTAATCGGGTGCACGTCGACGTGGTTCCCGAAAACGGCAAGGTTGATCCGACGGGTGTCGGCGACGCTTTCCGCGCCGGCTTCCTCCTCGCGCACCGGGCCGGGTTGAGCCTCGAGCGTTCGGCACAGTTGGGTTCGTTTGTCGCAGTCCTGGTTATCGAGACGGTGGGAACCCAGGAGTGGACGTTCAACCGGGACGAGGCACTCAAGCGTCTGACCGAGGCCTACGGCAGCACGGCCGCGGACGAGATCGCGAAAATCCTGCCCTGA
- a CDS encoding HesB/IscA family protein encodes MTVQNETATHGVKMTETASAKAKALFDQEGRDDLALRIAVQPGGCAGLKYQLFFDDRTLDGDLTVNFDGVNLVVDRMSAPYVEGASIDFLDTIEQQGFSIDNPNATGSCACGDSFN; translated from the coding sequence ATGACTGTGCAGAACGAGACCGCCACCCACGGCGTCAAGATGACCGAGACCGCATCCGCCAAGGCGAAGGCACTCTTCGATCAGGAAGGTCGCGACGACCTCGCGCTGCGTATCGCAGTGCAGCCGGGCGGCTGTGCCGGACTGAAGTACCAGCTGTTCTTCGACGACCGCACCCTTGACGGTGACCTCACCGTCAACTTCGACGGCGTCAACCTGGTTGTCGACCGGATGAGCGCACCGTACGTCGAAGGTGCATCCATCGACTTCCTCGACACCATCGAGCAGCAGGGCTTCTCGATCGACAATCCCAACGCAACGGGCTCGTGCGCCTGCGGCGACTCGTTCAACTGA
- a CDS encoding glycerate kinase family protein, producing the protein MRVIVAPDSFGDTLTAVQATQVIVDGWRRARPDDEVIGAPQSDGGPGFVDVLSSTGGEVRNARVSGPLTRSVDARWLLDPEDAHIGDADAAYIGDAEAAYIESAQACGLALLDGPPTRESSLLAHSRGVGELIAAALEAGATTIVVGLGGSCCTDGGRGLVDALGGLVSARDALRDVELVAATDVEHVLLGPRGAAAVFGPQKGADSSAVGILEQRNTKWLSELEKAGGTKVSTMPGAGAAGGIGAALFALGAVRRSGADVVAERTGQAELLKSADLVVTGEGKFDHQSLHGKLVTSVAAAGALYGVPTLVLAGQAELTEADYTSFGIVRAESVAAFAGSIEKAMTDARANLRGLAERTARDWNIWRTT; encoded by the coding sequence ATGCGGGTAATCGTTGCTCCTGACTCTTTCGGTGACACCCTGACTGCAGTTCAGGCCACGCAGGTCATTGTCGATGGTTGGCGACGGGCGCGACCGGATGACGAGGTAATCGGGGCGCCGCAGTCGGATGGTGGACCCGGGTTTGTCGATGTGCTCTCTTCAACCGGTGGGGAGGTCCGAAACGCACGAGTCTCCGGCCCGCTCACACGTAGCGTCGACGCACGGTGGCTCCTGGACCCTGAGGATGCGCACATCGGAGATGCTGATGCCGCGTACATCGGAGATGCTGAGGCCGCGTACATCGAATCGGCGCAGGCGTGCGGACTGGCTCTGCTCGACGGACCGCCGACGCGGGAGAGTTCGCTTCTCGCGCACAGTCGCGGAGTCGGTGAACTCATTGCCGCAGCACTCGAAGCGGGCGCAACCACCATCGTCGTCGGCCTCGGTGGGAGTTGTTGCACCGACGGTGGTCGTGGCCTCGTCGACGCATTGGGTGGATTGGTGAGTGCGCGCGACGCACTTCGCGACGTCGAGCTGGTGGCCGCCACCGACGTGGAGCACGTGCTGCTCGGGCCCCGCGGTGCTGCGGCCGTGTTCGGGCCACAGAAAGGCGCTGACAGCAGTGCCGTCGGGATACTCGAACAGCGGAACACGAAATGGTTGTCTGAGCTGGAGAAAGCCGGCGGAACGAAAGTCTCGACCATGCCGGGCGCGGGTGCAGCGGGCGGAATCGGTGCCGCTCTGTTCGCCCTGGGCGCGGTGCGACGATCCGGTGCCGACGTCGTCGCGGAACGTACGGGTCAAGCGGAACTCCTGAAGTCCGCCGACCTCGTTGTCACCGGTGAAGGCAAATTCGACCACCAGTCGCTGCACGGAAAGCTGGTGACCTCCGTGGCCGCTGCAGGTGCGTTGTACGGCGTCCCGACGCTGGTGCTAGCCGGCCAGGCCGAACTGACGGAAGCCGACTACACGTCGTTCGGGATAGTTCGCGCCGAATCGGTGGCGGCGTTCGCCGGATCGATCGAGAAGGCCATGACAGATGCCAGGGCGAACCTGCGTGGACTAGCGGAACGGACCGCGCGCGACTGGAACATCTGGCGCACCACGTGA
- a CDS encoding DUF3043 domain-containing protein translates to MKLLRRGDSDNSDKHDVEVTGASSASEETPIEQVGKGRPTPKRRDAEAKKRGPVAPAPLTAKEARARRKATRGSKADRKIEAAERRASSADRRARMLAGEDKYLLPRDKGPVRAYVRDFIDARRNLLGLFMPMALILIMVTFALPGLSAVVTLAMFVMMLFMVGEGVWLGRMINNRVAERFPDSTDGGFKLGWYAFVRATQIRKLRAPKPRVGPGDAI, encoded by the coding sequence GTGAAATTGCTACGCCGCGGTGACTCAGACAACTCCGACAAACATGACGTCGAGGTCACTGGGGCATCCTCCGCCTCCGAAGAGACACCCATCGAGCAGGTGGGCAAGGGTCGCCCCACACCCAAGCGTCGCGACGCCGAAGCCAAGAAGCGTGGACCTGTCGCGCCCGCACCTCTGACGGCCAAGGAAGCCCGCGCACGCCGAAAAGCGACGCGCGGATCCAAGGCAGATCGCAAAATCGAAGCTGCCGAGCGTCGTGCGTCCTCAGCGGACCGCCGCGCCCGCATGCTCGCCGGCGAGGACAAGTACCTTCTCCCCCGCGACAAGGGACCCGTTCGCGCCTACGTCCGCGATTTCATCGATGCCCGCCGTAACCTGCTCGGCCTCTTCATGCCGATGGCGTTGATACTGATCATGGTCACATTCGCCCTCCCCGGGCTCAGTGCCGTCGTCACACTCGCGATGTTCGTCATGATGCTGTTCATGGTCGGTGAAGGTGTCTGGCTCGGACGCATGATCAACAATCGCGTCGCAGAGCGCTTCCCCGACAGCACCGACGGCGGATTCAAGCTCGGTTGGTACGCGTTTGTCCGCGCAACTCAGATTCGTAAGCTTCGCGCCCCGAAGCCCCGTGTGGGACCCGGCGACGCAATCTGA
- the cobU gene encoding bifunctional adenosylcobinamide kinase/adenosylcobinamide-phosphate guanylyltransferase: MSNPHRTLVLGGARSGKSAHAEALFSPGAPVRYVATARRDSTDVDWESRIDQHRVRRPSHWSTVETDASGDLAIQLERENSAATLVDDLGTWLTGEFDRHNAWESPRGTITPAVDALINSVQNYCGSLVLVSPEVGLAVIPETRSGRLFRDEIGTLNARLAAICDRVVLVVAGLPLVLKDTAAQPEGTK, from the coding sequence GTGTCGAACCCTCACAGAACACTCGTCCTCGGCGGCGCGCGGTCAGGTAAATCCGCGCACGCCGAGGCTTTGTTTTCTCCCGGCGCGCCGGTTCGCTACGTCGCCACAGCTCGGCGCGACAGCACGGACGTCGACTGGGAAAGCCGTATCGATCAGCACCGAGTCCGTCGGCCGTCACATTGGTCGACGGTCGAGACCGATGCGTCCGGAGACCTCGCGATTCAACTCGAACGCGAAAATTCCGCAGCGACGCTCGTTGACGATCTCGGTACCTGGCTCACCGGCGAGTTCGATCGACACAACGCCTGGGAATCGCCGCGAGGCACCATCACCCCAGCCGTGGATGCACTGATCAACAGCGTCCAGAACTACTGCGGATCCCTGGTCCTGGTCAGCCCGGAAGTCGGCCTGGCCGTCATTCCGGAAACCCGCTCCGGACGGTTGTTCCGCGACGAGATCGGCACACTCAATGCGCGCCTCGCAGCAATCTGCGATCGCGTCGTACTGGTTGTCGCCGGCCTACCGCTTGTCTTGAAAGATACTGCTGCACAACCGGAAGGCACGAAGTGA